In the genome of Mycobacterium kansasii ATCC 12478, one region contains:
- the car gene encoding carboxylic acid reductase has product MSTTTRDERLERRIDTLIHDDAQFAAAKPDPAIAAALEKPGLSLPEIIQTALQGYADRPALGQRAVEFVTDTQTGRTSVRLLTRFETITYRQLGDRVGALARALTHDSVHAGDRVCVLGFNSLDYTTIDMALAKVGAVSVPLQTSAAVTQLQPIVAETEPTMMAASVNQLSDAVDVLLSGHLPAKLVVFDYHPEVDDQREALDTARERLADTAVVVQTLKDVLDHGATLAAGSVAEPLAASGDNDSLALLIYTSGSTGAPKGAMYRQSNVGKMWRRSSKNWFGPTAASITLNFMPMSHIMGRGVLYGTLGNGGTAYFAARSDLSTLLEDLRLVRPTELNFVPRIWETLYGEYQRAVDQRSVDPGEPAAREAVEAQVMAEQRQDLLGGRYIFAMTGSAPMSPELRNWVEALLEIPLLDGYGSTEAGMVMFDGEIQRPPVIDYKLVDVPDLGYFSTDQPYPRGELLLKTENMFPGYYKRPEVTASVFDADGYYRTGDVVAEVAPDRLVYVDRRNNVLKLAQGEFVTVAKLEAVFGNSPLVRQIYVYGNSAHPYLLAVVVPTEEASAGTDIAALKPLIADSLQTVAKEAGLQSYEVPRDFLIETTPFTLENGLLTGIRKLAWPKLRQHYGERLEQLYTELAASQANELSELRRSGAHAPVLETVSRAAGALLGAASTALSPDAHFTDLGGDSLSALTFGNLLREIFDVDVPVGVIVSPASDLAAIAAYIEGERQGSKRPTFAVIHGRDALEVHASDLTLDKFIDASTLAAAPVLPPPSAAVRTVLLTGATGFLGRYLALDWLERMDLVDGKVIALVRAKSDDDARARLDKTFDSGDPELLTHYRRLATDHLEVIAGDKGEANLGLDQLTWQRLADTVDLIVDPAALVNHVLPYSELFGPNALGTAELIRIALTGKLKPYTYVSTIGVGDQIEPGKFTEDADIRHISATRKINDSYANGYGNSKWAGEVLLREAHDLCGLPVAVFRCDMILADTTWAGQLNVPDMFTRMMLSLVATGIAPGSFYELDADGNRQRAHYDGLPVEFIAEAIATLGARDGKGFQTYHVMNPYDDGIGMDRFVDWLVDAGCAIHRIDDYGDWLRRFETALRGLPEKQRHASLLPLLHNYQKPAPPLRGSMAPTDRFRAAVQDAKVGPDKDIPHISPQIIAKYLSDLRLLGLL; this is encoded by the coding sequence ATGTCGACTACCACTCGTGACGAGCGCCTCGAGCGCCGCATCGACACCCTGATCCACGACGACGCACAGTTCGCCGCCGCCAAGCCGGACCCGGCAATCGCCGCCGCCCTGGAAAAGCCCGGCCTGAGCCTGCCAGAGATCATCCAGACCGCGCTGCAGGGCTACGCCGACCGGCCGGCTCTCGGGCAGCGCGCCGTCGAGTTCGTCACGGACACCCAGACCGGCCGCACCTCGGTGCGGCTGCTGACCCGCTTCGAGACCATCACCTACCGTCAGCTCGGCGACCGGGTCGGTGCGCTGGCGCGCGCCCTGACCCACGACTCGGTGCACGCCGGCGACCGGGTCTGCGTGCTGGGCTTCAACAGCCTCGACTACACCACCATCGACATGGCGCTGGCGAAGGTCGGCGCGGTGTCGGTGCCGCTGCAGACCAGTGCGGCGGTTACCCAGCTGCAGCCGATCGTGGCCGAGACCGAGCCCACCATGATGGCGGCCAGTGTGAATCAGCTGTCGGATGCCGTGGACGTGCTGTTGAGCGGCCACCTGCCGGCCAAGCTGGTGGTGTTCGACTACCACCCCGAGGTGGACGACCAGCGCGAGGCGCTCGACACGGCCCGGGAGCGGTTGGCGGACACAGCGGTGGTTGTCCAGACCCTCAAGGACGTCCTGGACCACGGCGCAACGCTGGCGGCGGGGTCGGTTGCCGAGCCGCTCGCGGCGTCGGGCGACAACGACTCGCTGGCGCTGCTGATCTACACCTCCGGCAGCACCGGCGCACCCAAAGGTGCGATGTATCGACAGAGCAACGTCGGCAAGATGTGGCGCCGGTCGAGCAAGAACTGGTTCGGGCCCACCGCGGCGTCGATCACCCTCAACTTCATGCCGATGAGCCACATCATGGGACGTGGAGTCCTCTACGGCACGCTCGGCAACGGCGGCACCGCGTACTTCGCGGCCAGGAGCGACCTCTCGACGCTGCTGGAAGACTTGCGGCTGGTGCGGCCCACCGAGTTGAACTTCGTGCCGCGGATCTGGGAGACCTTGTACGGCGAATACCAGCGCGCGGTCGACCAGCGGTCGGTCGATCCCGGTGAACCCGCCGCCCGCGAAGCCGTCGAAGCCCAGGTCATGGCCGAGCAGCGCCAGGACCTGCTGGGTGGGCGCTATATCTTCGCGATGACGGGCTCGGCGCCCATGTCCCCGGAGCTGCGGAACTGGGTGGAAGCGCTGCTGGAGATCCCACTGCTCGACGGTTACGGCTCCACCGAGGCCGGGATGGTCATGTTCGACGGTGAAATTCAGCGCCCGCCGGTGATCGACTACAAGCTGGTCGACGTGCCCGATCTGGGCTACTTCAGCACCGACCAGCCGTATCCGCGGGGCGAGTTGCTGCTCAAGACCGAGAACATGTTCCCAGGCTATTACAAGCGGCCGGAGGTTACGGCCAGCGTGTTCGACGCGGACGGCTACTACCGGACCGGAGACGTCGTGGCCGAGGTCGCTCCGGACCGGCTGGTGTACGTGGACCGCCGCAACAACGTGCTGAAGCTTGCCCAGGGCGAGTTCGTGACCGTCGCCAAGCTGGAGGCGGTGTTCGGCAACAGCCCGCTGGTGCGCCAGATCTACGTCTACGGCAACAGCGCGCATCCCTACCTGTTGGCCGTGGTGGTGCCAACGGAAGAAGCGTCGGCGGGCACTGACATAGCGGCCTTGAAGCCGCTGATCGCCGACTCGCTGCAGACCGTCGCCAAAGAGGCCGGCCTGCAGTCCTACGAGGTGCCGCGCGACTTCCTCATCGAGACAACACCATTCACGCTGGAGAACGGTCTGCTCACCGGTATCCGCAAGCTGGCGTGGCCGAAGCTGAGGCAGCATTACGGCGAACGGCTGGAGCAGCTCTACACGGAGCTGGCCGCGAGCCAGGCCAACGAGTTGAGCGAGCTGCGGCGCAGCGGGGCCCATGCGCCGGTGCTGGAAACGGTGAGCCGGGCGGCGGGCGCGCTGCTGGGGGCGGCGAGCACCGCCTTGTCACCCGACGCGCACTTCACCGATCTGGGTGGAGACTCGTTGTCGGCGTTGACATTCGGCAACCTGCTGCGGGAGATCTTCGACGTTGACGTACCGGTGGGTGTGATCGTCAGCCCGGCCAGCGACCTGGCGGCGATCGCCGCTTACATCGAGGGCGAGCGGCAGGGCAGCAAGCGACCCACGTTCGCCGTGATTCACGGTCGGGACGCGCTAGAGGTGCATGCGAGTGACCTCACCCTGGACAAGTTCATCGACGCATCCACCCTGGCAGCCGCACCGGTACTGCCGCCTCCGAGCGCCGCGGTGCGCACCGTCCTGTTGACCGGCGCGACCGGCTTTTTGGGCCGCTACCTGGCGCTGGACTGGCTGGAGCGCATGGACCTGGTCGACGGCAAGGTGATCGCCCTGGTGCGGGCGAAGTCGGACGACGATGCCCGGGCACGCCTGGACAAGACGTTCGACAGCGGAGACCCCGAGCTGCTGACCCACTACCGGCGGCTGGCGACCGACCACTTGGAGGTCATCGCCGGCGACAAGGGCGAGGCCAACCTCGGGCTGGATCAGCTGACCTGGCAGCGGCTGGCCGACACCGTCGACCTGATCGTCGACCCGGCCGCGTTGGTCAACCACGTGCTGCCCTACAGCGAGCTGTTCGGCCCCAACGCGCTGGGCACCGCCGAATTGATCCGGATAGCGCTGACCGGCAAGCTCAAGCCCTACACCTACGTCTCGACCATCGGGGTGGGCGACCAGATCGAGCCGGGCAAGTTCACCGAGGACGCCGACATCCGGCACATCAGCGCGACCCGGAAGATCAACGACAGTTACGCCAACGGCTACGGCAACAGCAAGTGGGCCGGCGAGGTGCTACTGCGCGAGGCCCACGACCTGTGCGGGCTGCCGGTCGCGGTGTTCCGCTGCGACATGATCCTGGCCGACACCACGTGGGCGGGTCAGCTCAACGTGCCGGACATGTTCACCCGGATGATGCTGAGCCTGGTGGCCACCGGCATTGCACCCGGTTCGTTCTACGAGCTGGACGCCGACGGCAACCGGCAGCGTGCCCACTACGACGGCTTGCCGGTCGAGTTCATCGCCGAGGCGATCGCGACGCTGGGCGCCCGGGACGGGAAGGGTTTCCAGACCTACCACGTGATGAACCCCTACGACGACGGCATCGGGATGGACCGGTTCGTCGACTGGCTCGTCGACGCCGGATGCGCCATCCACCGCATCGACGACTACGGCGACTGGCTGCGACGATTCGAGACCGCGCTGCGCGGCCTGCCCGAAAAGCAGCGTCACGCGTCACTACTGCCGTTGCTGCACAACTACCAGAAGCCGGCGCCGCCGCTGCGCGGGTCGATGGCTCCGACCGACCGGTTCCGGGCGGCCGTGCAGGACGCGAAAGTGGGCCCGGACAAGGACATCCCGCACATCTCGCCGCAGATCATCGCGAAGTACCTCAGTGATCTGCGCTTGCTCGGGCTCCTCTGA